In Luteolibacter arcticus, the genomic stretch ATCGTGATCGCGTCGGTCTCGTGCATCTATGGCTTGGGTTCGCCGGATGACTACGAGGGCATGATGGTGCCGGTGTGGGTGGGGCAGCAGATCCGGCGCGATGATTTGCTGCAGGCGCTGGTGGCGATCCTTTTCGAGCGGAATGACATTGCTTTCGGCCGCGGGAAGTTCCGCGTGCGCGGGGATGTTGTGGAAGTGCATCCGGCGTATCTCGATGAGACGGCGGTGCGGGTGGAGTTTTTCGGCGACGAGATCGATCGCATTACGACCATCGACACGTTGACGGGGAAGACGATCGATCGCGTGGACAAGCACACCTTCTTTCCGGCGAAGCAATTCGTGACGCCGGGGGACAAGATGAAGAAGGCGATCGTGGAGATCCGCAAAGAGGCGGATGCTTCGGTGACGGCGTTTGAGAAGGAGGGGAAATTGATCGAGGCGCAGCGGTTGCGGATGCGCACGGACTACGACATCGAGATGATGCAGGAGATGGGCTTCTGCCAGGGGATCGAGAACTACTCGCGTCACTTGACCGGACGTGCGCCGGGGTCGCGGCCGCACACGCTGTTAGATTTCTTTCCCGACGACTACCTGCTGATGATGGATGAAAGCCACGCCACGATCCCGCAGGTCGGGGGCATGTATGAGGGCGACAAGAGCCGCAAGACGGTGCTGGTGGAGCACGGCTTCCGCCTGCCGAGTGCGCTGGACAACCGGCCGCTGCGGTTTGACGAGTTCATGCACATGACGAGGCAGCGGCTCTACGTTTCGGCGACGCCGGGGCCGTTCGAGATCGTCAATTCGCGGCCCGAGAACCGGCGGTTCATTCCGGTGAAGGGGCGGGGGGATGACCGGGGATTCACGCACATCGATTTGAAGAAGCTGCGCATCACGCCGAGTGGCAGTGCGGAGTCGGTGGGAGATTTCGATCCGGAAAAACCCGGCAAGCCGCTGGTGGTGGAGCAGATCATCCGGCCGACCGGCTTGCTGGATCCCACGCTGATCCTGCGACCGCTGAAGCACCAGATCGACGAGACGATCGAGTTTTGTCGCCAGCGTGTGGAAAGGGGCGAGCGGGTGCTGGTGACGACTCTAACAAAGAAGACGGCGGAGGATCTTTCCGAGTATCTGCAAGGGACAGGACTGAAGGTGCGCTACATCCATGCGGACATCGATACGGTGGAGCGCGTGGAGATTCTGCGTCAGCTCCGGGCGGCGGCGTTCGACATTCTGGTGGGGATCAACCTGCTGCGGGAAGGTCTGGATCTGCCGGAGGTTTCGCTGGTCTGCATCCTGGATGCGGACAAGGAGGGCTTCCTGCGCAATGAGACGAGCTTGATCCAGACGGCGGGCCGTGCGGCGCGCCACTTGAATGGGCAGTGCGTGCTATTCTGTGACTCGGTGACCGATTCTATCCAGAAGTTGATCGACGTGACCGAGTATCGCCGCAGCCGGCAGATGGAGCACAACGAGAAGCACGGCATCACGCCGCAGAGCGTGAAGCGTGCGGTGCAGGAGAGCTTGCAGCTTTACTCAAACCAACGCGAGCAAGCCGACAAGCTGGAGCGCTCGATGGTTTCGGAAGACGAGGCCGTTTATAACAAGGTCCGCGTGATCGCCGAGCTTGAGAAGGAGATGCTGGACGCGTCCGCCAAGCTCGAGTTCGAGCGGGCCGCTCACTTGCGCGACCAAATCAAGGCGCTGAAGGTGGGCAATCCCGCTGCCACGGCGGAGCGGAAGCCGGTGAAGTATCCGAAGGGTGGGGGACGGGGCAGGAAGCGTTAGAAAGAAGGACTGCCAAGCTGTCAGGTCACTTCGCTTCGGGCTTTGGCTCGGGCTTTTCCACCGGCATTTCGATGTCGTCCGTGAGTGCTTCGGCGTCGGGGCCGTCGCTGAGGATGACCAGAACTTGCTTCTCGTTCTTCGTGCGGACGACGAGGCGATATTCGCGATTCCAGGCATCACG encodes the following:
- a CDS encoding excinuclease ABC subunit UvrB: MPFQLTSDYSPEGDQAQAIAKLVKSIRAGNTHQTLLGVTGSGKTFTMANVIEQIGKPTLIMSHNKTLAAQLYSEFKNFFPHNAVEYFVSYFDYYQPEAYIPRTDTYIEKDSSINDEIERLRLSTMGSLLTREDTIVIASVSCIYGLGSPDDYEGMMVPVWVGQQIRRDDLLQALVAILFERNDIAFGRGKFRVRGDVVEVHPAYLDETAVRVEFFGDEIDRITTIDTLTGKTIDRVDKHTFFPAKQFVTPGDKMKKAIVEIRKEADASVTAFEKEGKLIEAQRLRMRTDYDIEMMQEMGFCQGIENYSRHLTGRAPGSRPHTLLDFFPDDYLLMMDESHATIPQVGGMYEGDKSRKTVLVEHGFRLPSALDNRPLRFDEFMHMTRQRLYVSATPGPFEIVNSRPENRRFIPVKGRGDDRGFTHIDLKKLRITPSGSAESVGDFDPEKPGKPLVVEQIIRPTGLLDPTLILRPLKHQIDETIEFCRQRVERGERVLVTTLTKKTAEDLSEYLQGTGLKVRYIHADIDTVERVEILRQLRAAAFDILVGINLLREGLDLPEVSLVCILDADKEGFLRNETSLIQTAGRAARHLNGQCVLFCDSVTDSIQKLIDVTEYRRSRQMEHNEKHGITPQSVKRAVQESLQLYSNQREQADKLERSMVSEDEAVYNKVRVIAELEKEMLDASAKLEFERAAHLRDQIKALKVGNPAATAERKPVKYPKGGGRGRKR